In Brachypodium distachyon strain Bd21 chromosome 2, Brachypodium_distachyon_v3.0, whole genome shotgun sequence, one genomic interval encodes:
- the LOC100825195 gene encoding pseudo histidine-containing phosphotransfer protein 5 isoform X1 — protein MEYANLRRQAASLKRSLFDQGYLDEQFCQIEDLQDETSPNFAEEVVSLFFKDSVRLVTNIEQAMEKYPEDFNRWDAHMQQLKGSCYSIGASKMNNECTLFRNNCGQENAEGCMRSFQKVKREHAILRQKLESYFQLLRQAGPAGTATRPAGK, from the exons ATGGAGTATGCTAATTTGCGACGCCAAGCAGCATCCTTGAAAAGGAGCCTCTTTGATCAG GGGTATTTGGATGAGCAATTTTGTCAGATTGAGGACTTGCAGGATGAAACAAGCCCTAATTTTGCGGAAGAAGTGGTTTCCTTGTTCTTTAAGGACTCGGTGAGGCTAGTGACAAACATCGAGCAAGCTAT GGAGAAGTATCCCGAAGATTTCAATAGATGGGATGCACACATGCAGCAACTGAAAGGCAGTTGTTATAG CATTGGTGCTTCTAAGATGAACAATGAGTGCACATTATTCAGGAACAACTGTGGACAAGAAAATGCTGAAGG CTGCATGAGATCTTTCCAGAAAGTGAAGAGGGAGCATGCTATCCTTAGGCAGAAGCTGGAGTCCTACTTCCAG CTGCTGCGACAAGCCGGTCCTGCCGGGACCGCAACCAGGCCTGCAGGCAAGTAA
- the LOC100825195 gene encoding pseudo histidine-containing phosphotransfer protein 5 isoform X2, which yields MQRTKGYLDEQFCQIEDLQDETSPNFAEEVVSLFFKDSVRLVTNIEQAMEKYPEDFNRWDAHMQQLKGSCYSIGASKMNNECTLFRNNCGQENAEGCMRSFQKVKREHAILRQKLESYFQLLRQAGPAGTATRPAGK from the exons ATGCAAAGAACAAAG GGGTATTTGGATGAGCAATTTTGTCAGATTGAGGACTTGCAGGATGAAACAAGCCCTAATTTTGCGGAAGAAGTGGTTTCCTTGTTCTTTAAGGACTCGGTGAGGCTAGTGACAAACATCGAGCAAGCTAT GGAGAAGTATCCCGAAGATTTCAATAGATGGGATGCACACATGCAGCAACTGAAAGGCAGTTGTTATAG CATTGGTGCTTCTAAGATGAACAATGAGTGCACATTATTCAGGAACAACTGTGGACAAGAAAATGCTGAAGG CTGCATGAGATCTTTCCAGAAAGTGAAGAGGGAGCATGCTATCCTTAGGCAGAAGCTGGAGTCCTACTTCCAG CTGCTGCGACAAGCCGGTCCTGCCGGGACCGCAACCAGGCCTGCAGGCAAGTAA
- the LOC100823375 gene encoding uncharacterized protein LOC100823375, with amino-acid sequence MGRAMRWLKKVLTGGKKEGDRGRNKEHINGAAAGAPPMIERKRWSFAKARNSVADGSRRPSVTAVVAGELSQVRPCNCGQEREVEAAVMIQKAFRGYLARRALRALKSLVKIQALVRGYLVRKQAAQTLHRLQALMRLQASSQVLKSSSRKSIEQERKTSVLPVMMHRRRLSEGGGMDAGFERSGSPRIVEMDTCQLRCRSSRIPSRHAAADPAPPLSSPLPCFFYQKPTPSRLHELETPRPQPKTTQNTPRLGALPPAGIICGGVSPAKGRSSCVGGRESSSSPRYMADTASSVARTSSRCQSAPRTRQSAHAAPVEPKAPGLARSGSRKAQPQDSFSFKSSEASRMEDYSEISDEVTRDYYLDQLW; translated from the exons ATGGGCCGCGCGATGAGGTGGCTCAAGAAGGTGCTCACCGGCGGCAAGAAGGAAGGAGACAGGGGCCGGAACAAGGAGCACATCAAtggcgccgcggcgggcgcgccGCCGATGATAGAGAGGAAGAGGTGGAGCTTCGCCAAGGCGAGGAACAGCGTGGCCGACGGCAGCCGGAGGCCTTCGGTGACCGCCGTCGTGGCCGGCGAGCTTTCTCAGGTCAGGCCGTGCAACTGCGGCCAGGAgcgcgaggtggaggcggccgtCATGATTCAGAAGGCCTTCAGAGGATACCTG GCTAGGAGAGCTCTCCGCGCTCTGAAATCGCTCGTCAAGATACAAGCTCTGGTACGCGGCTACCTCGTGAGGAAGCAAGCAGCACAGACGCTGCACCGGCTGCAGGCGCTCATGAGGCTGCAGGCCTCGTCCCAAGTTCTGAAGTCGTCGTCCCGGAAATCCATCGAACAG gagcGGAAGACGTCGGTGCTGCCGGTGATGATGCACCGGCGGAGGCTGTCGGAAGGCGGCGGGATGGACGCCGGCTTCGAGCGCAGCGGCAGCCCGAGGATCGTGGAGATGGACACGTGCCAGCTCCGGTGCCGGTCGTCGCGGATCCCCAGccggcacgccgccgccgacccggcgccgccgctgtcctCGCCGCTCCCGTGCTTCTTCTACCAGAAGCCGACGCCGTCGCGGCTCCATGAGCTCGAGACGCCGCGGCCGCAGCCCAAGACGACCCAGAACACGCCCCGCCTCGGAGCGCTGCCCCCGGCCGGCATCATCTGCGGCGGCGTCTCGCCAGCGAAAGGCCGGTCCTCGTGCGTGGGCGGCCGGGAGTCCAGCAGCAGCCCGCGGTACATGGCGGACACGGCCTCCTCTGTCGCGCGCACCAGCAGCCGGTGCCAGAGCGCGCCCCGGACGCGTCAGTCTGCCCACGCCGCGCCGGTGGAGCCCAAGGCGCCCGGCCTGGCCCGCTCCGGGTCGAGGAAGGCGCAGCCGCAGGACAGCTTCAGCTTCAAGAGCTCCGAGGCCAGCCGCATGGAGGACTATTCCGAGATCAGCGACGAGGTCACCAGAGATTACTACCTCGACCAGCTCTGGTGA
- the LOC100824897 gene encoding protein cereblon isoform X2, with protein MARDWEGIPARERRQMEEIRQLDGVELNFVVLDSDDDEEDEEEEEEEDEEEEEEDRLRSIGSFRRLDNAVAGRDGSPTSLHSYLGAVDDTPGRKMVLLDAGAVLSLPMLFLHDVVLFPEATLPLRLIHASLVVAVEKALRHVDAPNTIGVVLMHRRLNHQYVNASVGTTAEIRQLGRLDDGSVNVLTRGQQRFRLIRHWEDVDGVVWGDIQIIEEDTPLRTPRDAFAQLAACSSFRPHTSSPVMSSDVSQIKQQNHMDSKLDCDSPSHTSTSVMKTFVDDDDDDIAASWCSSSARATRKKQQHQCTPASYSKQPVQASLSFWPRWVYEMYDSYTLARRAAELWKRTIKNSNMDDHVGKPDLLSFYIGSKLPVSESGRQKLLEIDGIVYRLQREIQLLKIFDIIKCCRCKSKLAKRSDLVEMSCDGPVGTHVNPHGFVHSIITVNNATGLALVGTSSKEYSWFPGYSWTIGECANCGNNIGWFFKTTKKHLCPTYFWGIRTAQIADVVEEDDLEE; from the exons ATGGCGAGAGACTGGGAGGGGATCCCGGCGAGGGAGCGGCGGCAGATGGAGGAGATCCGGCAGCTCGACGGTGTGGAGCTCAACTTCGTGGTGCTCGACagtgacgacgacgaggaggacgaagaggaagaggaggaggaggacgaggaggaggaggaggaggaccgcCTTCGCTCCATCGGCTCTTTCAGGAG GTTGGATAACGCGGTGGCTGGCAGAGACGGAAGTCCAACCTCATTGCACTCTTATCTCGGTG CGGTTGATGATACACCGGGTAGAAAAATGGTTCTATTAGATGCTGGTGCAGTCCTCAGCTTGCCAATGCTCTTTCTTCATG ATGTCGTCCTATTTCCTGAAGCTACCCTGCCTCTGAGACTAATTCATGCTAGTCTTGTGGTAGCTGTTGAGAAAGCTTTGAGACATGTCGATGCTCCAAACACAATTGGTGTG GTTCTCATGCATAGACGGCTAAATCATCAATATGTTAACGCCTCAGTTGGAACAACAGCAGAG ATACGGCAACTTGGACGATTGGATGATGGTTCAGTAAATGTTCTAACCCGTGGTCAGCAACGATTTCGTCTGATCCGTCACTGGGAGGATGTTGATGGGGTG GTGTGGGGTGACATCCAAATCATTGAAGAAGATACTCCTCTCAGAACTCCAAGAGATGCTTTTGCTCAACTAGCTGCATGTAGCAGCTTCCGGCCGCATACTTCTTCACCGGTTATGAGTTCAGATGTCTCCCAAATCAAGCAACAGAATCATATGGATTCAAAACTAGATTGCGATTCCCCGTCTCACACAAGTACT TCAGTAATGAAAACCTTTgttgatgacgatgacgatgaTATTGCTGCTAGTTGGTGCTCGTCAAGTGCAAGAGCAACACGTAAAAAGCAACAGCATCAGTGCACACCTGCTAGTTACTCAAAGCAGCCAGTTCAGGCATCACTGTCATTTTGGCCTCGATGGGTTTATGAAATGTACGACTCATACACACTTGCTCGTAGAGCTGCGG AATTGTGGAAACGCACAATAAAAAACTCAAACATGGATGATCATGTGGGGAAACCAGATCTTTTGTCATTTTACATTGGAAGCAAACTTCCTGTATCAGAATCTGGAAGACAAAAATTGCTGGAGATTGATGGAATTGTGTAtcgcctgcaaagggagatccAGCTTCTAAAGATCTTCGATATTATAAAATGCTGTCGTTGCAAG TCCAAACTAGCAAAACGGAGCGATCTGGTGGAGATGTCTTGCGATGGGCCTGTTGGTACTCATGTCAACCCTCATGGTTTTGTGCATAGTATTATAACAGTGAACAATGCAACTGGGCTTGctctagtggggacttcttcaAAAGAATACAGCTGGTTTCCAGG ATACTCTTGGACGATCGGGGAATGTGCCAACTGTGGCAACAACATAGGCTGGTTCTTCAAAACCACCAAGAAGCATCTGTGCCCAACATACTTTTGGGGGATCCGTACCGCCCAAATTGCAGATGTTGTAGAAGAAGATGATCTGGAAGAATGA
- the LOC100824585 gene encoding probable pectinesterase 53 isoform X2, producing MAMPWARLLACVVAVLLLLGANVVESGSRHQGRHHGRSSKSPLRRPGKKQAASPGPAKKRNETREAEAIELGFTSWVQYMGGPEHSAFLRALRLNVDVPARGASFLSPVRTLVVDKSPGAGNFTSIQAAVDSLPLINLARVVIRVNPGTYTEKVNISPMRGFVTVEGAAGAEKTVVQWGDTAETAGPWGRRSPLGTFASATFAVNAQFFVAKNITFKNTAPVPRPGALGKQGVALRISADNAAFVGCNFLGAQDTLYDHLGRHYYRDCYIEGSVDFIFGNALSLYEDGVLRAVQVHGAGGQLRRQGGLVEGAHRRGGQAVHLPQLHRWVGMAQVVARN from the exons atGGCCATGCCATGGGCACGGCTCCTGGCCTGCGTGGtcgccgtgctgctgctgctcggcgCCAACGTAGTAGAGTCCGGCAGCCGGCACCAAGGCCGGCACCACGGGCGCAGCAGCAAGTCCCCCCTGCGTCGACCAGGCAAGAAGCAGGCAGCATCGCCGGGGCCGGCAAAGAAGAGGAATGAAACGCGGGAAGCAGAGGCGATCGAGCTCGGGTTCACGAGCTGGGTGCAGTACATGGGCGGGCCGGAGCACAGCGCCTTCCTGCGAGCGCTGCGGCTCAACGTCGACGTCCCCGCCCGCGGGGCGTCGTTCCTCTCGCCGGTGCGCACGCTGGTGGTGGATAAGAGCCCCGGCGCGGGCAACTTCACGAGCATCCAGGCCGCCGTGGACTCTCTCCCGCTCATCAACCTCGCCCGCGTCGTCATCCGGGTCAATCCCGGCACATACAC GGAGAAGGTGAACATATCGCCGATGCGGGGGTTCGTGACGGTGGAGGgggccgcgggggcggagaAGACGGTGGTGCAGTGGGGGgacacggcggagacggcggggCCCTGGGGCCGGCGGTCGCCGCTGGGCACGTTCGCGTCGGCCACATTCGCCGTGAACGCGCAGTTCTTCGTGGCCAAGAACATCACGTTCAAGAACacggcgccggtgccgaggCCTGGGGCGCTGGGGAAGCAAGGGGTGGCGCTGCGGATCTCGGCGGACAACGCGGCGTTCGTCGGGTGCAACTTCCTGGGCGCGCAGGACACGCTCTACGACCACCTGGGccggcactactacagggacTGCTACATCGAAGGCTCCGTCGACTTCATCTTCGGCAACGCCCTCTCCCTCTACGAG GACGGTGTTCTACGGGCAGTACAAGTGCACGGGGCCGGGGGCCAACTACGCCGGCAGGGTGGACTGGTCGAGGGAGCTCACCGACGAGGAGGCCAAGCCGTTCATCTCCCTCAGCTTCATCGATGGGTTGGAATGGCTCAGGTTGTAGCACGAAATTAA
- the LOC100824897 gene encoding protein cereblon isoform X1: protein MARDWEGIPARERRQMEEIRQLDGVELNFVVLDSDDDEEDEEEEEEEDEEEEEEDRLRSIGSFRRLDNAVAGRDGSPTSLHSYLGAVDDTPGRKMVLLDAGAVLSLPMLFLHDVVLFPEATLPLRLIHASLVVAVEKALRHVDAPNTIGVVLMHRRLNHQYVNASVGTTAEIRQLGRLDDGSVNVLTRGQQRFRLIRHWEDVDGVVWGDIQIIEEDTPLRTPRDAFAQLAACSSFRPHTSSPVMSSDVSQIKQQNHMDSKLDCDSPSHTSTVSDHSTMAAKMCHSRSQSSNSMKLCVSGQSVMKTFVDDDDDDIAASWCSSSARATRKKQQHQCTPASYSKQPVQASLSFWPRWVYEMYDSYTLARRAAELWKRTIKNSNMDDHVGKPDLLSFYIGSKLPVSESGRQKLLEIDGIVYRLQREIQLLKIFDIIKCCRCKSKLAKRSDLVEMSCDGPVGTHVNPHGFVHSIITVNNATGLALVGTSSKEYSWFPGYSWTIGECANCGNNIGWFFKTTKKHLCPTYFWGIRTAQIADVVEEDDLEE, encoded by the exons ATGGCGAGAGACTGGGAGGGGATCCCGGCGAGGGAGCGGCGGCAGATGGAGGAGATCCGGCAGCTCGACGGTGTGGAGCTCAACTTCGTGGTGCTCGACagtgacgacgacgaggaggacgaagaggaagaggaggaggaggacgaggaggaggaggaggaggaccgcCTTCGCTCCATCGGCTCTTTCAGGAG GTTGGATAACGCGGTGGCTGGCAGAGACGGAAGTCCAACCTCATTGCACTCTTATCTCGGTG CGGTTGATGATACACCGGGTAGAAAAATGGTTCTATTAGATGCTGGTGCAGTCCTCAGCTTGCCAATGCTCTTTCTTCATG ATGTCGTCCTATTTCCTGAAGCTACCCTGCCTCTGAGACTAATTCATGCTAGTCTTGTGGTAGCTGTTGAGAAAGCTTTGAGACATGTCGATGCTCCAAACACAATTGGTGTG GTTCTCATGCATAGACGGCTAAATCATCAATATGTTAACGCCTCAGTTGGAACAACAGCAGAG ATACGGCAACTTGGACGATTGGATGATGGTTCAGTAAATGTTCTAACCCGTGGTCAGCAACGATTTCGTCTGATCCGTCACTGGGAGGATGTTGATGGGGTG GTGTGGGGTGACATCCAAATCATTGAAGAAGATACTCCTCTCAGAACTCCAAGAGATGCTTTTGCTCAACTAGCTGCATGTAGCAGCTTCCGGCCGCATACTTCTTCACCGGTTATGAGTTCAGATGTCTCCCAAATCAAGCAACAGAATCATATGGATTCAAAACTAGATTGCGATTCCCCGTCTCACACAAGTACTGTAAGTGATCATTCAACAATGGCTGCAAAGATGTGCCACTCACGTTCACAATCCAGCAATTCAATGAAGTTATGTGTTTCTGGTCAGTCAGTAATGAAAACCTTTgttgatgacgatgacgatgaTATTGCTGCTAGTTGGTGCTCGTCAAGTGCAAGAGCAACACGTAAAAAGCAACAGCATCAGTGCACACCTGCTAGTTACTCAAAGCAGCCAGTTCAGGCATCACTGTCATTTTGGCCTCGATGGGTTTATGAAATGTACGACTCATACACACTTGCTCGTAGAGCTGCGG AATTGTGGAAACGCACAATAAAAAACTCAAACATGGATGATCATGTGGGGAAACCAGATCTTTTGTCATTTTACATTGGAAGCAAACTTCCTGTATCAGAATCTGGAAGACAAAAATTGCTGGAGATTGATGGAATTGTGTAtcgcctgcaaagggagatccAGCTTCTAAAGATCTTCGATATTATAAAATGCTGTCGTTGCAAG TCCAAACTAGCAAAACGGAGCGATCTGGTGGAGATGTCTTGCGATGGGCCTGTTGGTACTCATGTCAACCCTCATGGTTTTGTGCATAGTATTATAACAGTGAACAATGCAACTGGGCTTGctctagtggggacttcttcaAAAGAATACAGCTGGTTTCCAGG ATACTCTTGGACGATCGGGGAATGTGCCAACTGTGGCAACAACATAGGCTGGTTCTTCAAAACCACCAAGAAGCATCTGTGCCCAACATACTTTTGGGGGATCCGTACCGCCCAAATTGCAGATGTTGTAGAAGAAGATGATCTGGAAGAATGA
- the LOC100824279 gene encoding uncharacterized protein LOC100824279 — translation MLVQPEEPIRLSSSDKKLSREVYILQRVQKNYPLPSISDTVSLLFLPQPCEDHAFSPISHREETETRERLGFQQVAAPLPPVRPLPASALVLLQHNNSTPPHPEPRFLWTVCRRRGNIPVRRSSLFLLPVSRSEEDSNRIPDQQATPFCAAHGRPNLFLRIAIAFYSKKNIHGSELKNATTGLGWLDDRQTVDCSKEWWDEHIERCNNAEKGIKCNDMKFRKHGVKHLDDLHIMFAKIHVTGSSAGCPGDVSSANDSDEDVIVVQQTNDSPEIKLAPLKKPKTSKKRKESSNASEEKDEKNPFYRSYKSTCGRIGAAADNISSSVQASSAPHPTSHVPSIADVMQMVKDCGVQVGTALMHTATMLIMKPDFREIFSKLQTKEGRLIC, via the exons ATGCTTGTACAGCCGGAAGAGCCAATTCGGCTCTCCTCCAGCGACAAGAAGCTAAGCCGTGAAG TGTATATTCTGCAGCGAGTCCAAAAAAATTACCCACTGCCATCCATAAGTGATACCGTTtcgcttctttttcttccccagCCCTGCGAAGACCACGCGTTTTCTCCTATCTCACATCGAGAGGAGACAGAAACCCGTGAGCGTCTAGGGTTCCAGCAAGTCGCCGCTCCTCTGCCGCCTGTCCGGCCGCTCCCTGCGTCCGCCCTCGTCTTGCTCCAGCACAACAACTCGACCCCCCCCCATCCTGAACCCCGCTTCCTCTGGACAGtctgccggcggcgaggcaaTATTCCGGTGAGGCGCAGCTCCTTGTTTCTTCTTCCCGTGTCCCGGTCTGAGGAGGACTCGAATCGCATCCCCGACCAGCAAGCCACCCCCTTTTGTGCTGCTCACGGCCGGCCGAATCTTTTCCTGAG GATCGCGATTGCATTTTACTCAAAAAAGAATATACATGGTTCGGAGTTGAAAAATGCAACTACTGGACTTGGATGGCTTGATGATAGGCAAACGGTTGATTGTTCTAAAGAATGGTGGGATGAACACATTGAG AGATGCAACAATGCTGAAAAGGGTATCAAGTGCAACGATATGAAGTTTAGAAAGCATGGAGTGAAGCATTTGGATGATTTGCACATAATGTTTGCtaagatacatgtaacaggTTCAAGTGCAGGCTGTCCTGGAGATGTGTCCAGTGCTAATGACAGTGATGAGGATGTGATTGTGGTGCAGCAAACTAATGATAGTCCTGAAATAAAGTTAGCTCCTTTGAAGAAACCAAAAACAAGCAAGAAGCGCAAGGAATCCTCAAATGCAAGCGAAGAGAAAGATGAGAAAAATCCCTTCTATAGGTCGTACAAGAGCACTTGTGGTAGGATCGGAGCTGCAGCTGACAATATATCCTCAAGTGTTCAAGCATCATCAGCTCCTCATCCAACCAGCCATGTCCCTAGTATTGCAGATGTCATGCAAATGGTCAAAGATTGTGGGGTGCAAGTAGGAACTGctttgatgcacacagccaccATGTTGATCATGAAGCCTGATTTCAGAGAGATATTCAGTAAGCTTCAGACAAAAGAAGGGCGATTGATTTGCTAG
- the LOC100824585 gene encoding probable pectinesterase 53 isoform X1 gives MAMPWARLLACVVAVLLLLGANVVESGSRHQGRHHGRSSKSPLRRPGKKQAASPGPAKKRNETREAEAIELGFTSWVQYMGGPEHSAFLRALRLNVDVPARGASFLSPVRTLVVDKSPGAGNFTSIQAAVDSLPLINLARVVIRVNPGTYTEKVNISPMRGFVTVEGAAGAEKTVVQWGDTAETAGPWGRRSPLGTFASATFAVNAQFFVAKNITFKNTAPVPRPGALGKQGVALRISADNAAFVGCNFLGAQDTLYDHLGRHYYRDCYIEGSVDFIFGNALSLYEGCHVHAISPRYGALTAQGRTSLLDDTGFSFLNCRVTGSGALYLGRAWGTFSRVVFAYTYMDNIIIPRGWYNWGDPTREMTVFYGQYKCTGPGANYAGRVDWSRELTDEEAKPFISLSFIDGLEWLRL, from the exons atGGCCATGCCATGGGCACGGCTCCTGGCCTGCGTGGtcgccgtgctgctgctgctcggcgCCAACGTAGTAGAGTCCGGCAGCCGGCACCAAGGCCGGCACCACGGGCGCAGCAGCAAGTCCCCCCTGCGTCGACCAGGCAAGAAGCAGGCAGCATCGCCGGGGCCGGCAAAGAAGAGGAATGAAACGCGGGAAGCAGAGGCGATCGAGCTCGGGTTCACGAGCTGGGTGCAGTACATGGGCGGGCCGGAGCACAGCGCCTTCCTGCGAGCGCTGCGGCTCAACGTCGACGTCCCCGCCCGCGGGGCGTCGTTCCTCTCGCCGGTGCGCACGCTGGTGGTGGATAAGAGCCCCGGCGCGGGCAACTTCACGAGCATCCAGGCCGCCGTGGACTCTCTCCCGCTCATCAACCTCGCCCGCGTCGTCATCCGGGTCAATCCCGGCACATACAC GGAGAAGGTGAACATATCGCCGATGCGGGGGTTCGTGACGGTGGAGGgggccgcgggggcggagaAGACGGTGGTGCAGTGGGGGgacacggcggagacggcggggCCCTGGGGCCGGCGGTCGCCGCTGGGCACGTTCGCGTCGGCCACATTCGCCGTGAACGCGCAGTTCTTCGTGGCCAAGAACATCACGTTCAAGAACacggcgccggtgccgaggCCTGGGGCGCTGGGGAAGCAAGGGGTGGCGCTGCGGATCTCGGCGGACAACGCGGCGTTCGTCGGGTGCAACTTCCTGGGCGCGCAGGACACGCTCTACGACCACCTGGGccggcactactacagggacTGCTACATCGAAGGCTCCGTCGACTTCATCTTCGGCAACGCCCTCTCCCTCTACGAG GGGTGCCACGTGCACGCGATCTCGCCGCGGTACGGGGCGCTGACGGCGCAGGGGCGGACGAGCCTGCTGGACGACACGGGGTTCTCGTTCCTCAACTGCCGTGTGACGGGCTCCGGCGCGCTCTACCTGGGGCGCGCCTGGGGCACCTTCTCCCGGGTCGTCTTCGCCTACACCTACATGGACAACATCATCATCCCCCGCGGCTGGTACAACTGGGGCGACCCAACGCGCGAGAT GACGGTGTTCTACGGGCAGTACAAGTGCACGGGGCCGGGGGCCAACTACGCCGGCAGGGTGGACTGGTCGAGGGAGCTCACCGACGAGGAGGCCAAGCCGTTCATCTCCCTCAGCTTCATCGATGGGTTGGAATGGCTCAGGTTGTAG